In Harmonia axyridis chromosome 6, icHarAxyr1.1, whole genome shotgun sequence, a single window of DNA contains:
- the LOC123682644 gene encoding SET domain-containing protein SmydA-8-like, whose product MGENKCSVCQEKADLKCSGCKLVWYCGKDHQKKHWKEHKGLCRPFNIEEDEGLGKCLVATRDLSPGDLILVEHPLVYGPRPHMVEEGPVPCPGCCRLIIGEKSPRCPNCEFPVCDPACSGLDDMEKHGHECMILGLRDISAINGLHDFYRQDALLALRCLLLQKRHPKKYAQLMDMEGHLERRGRGTDAYDDVQNRIFNYLDDNFFRPLKCMEMKTGKNILPDTAKETIHKICGIIDVNALEINQDAEISALYPTAYLMEHNCVPNTYHSFQNVSDGYKITIRAALPIKKGDHISTMYTHALWGTQARREHLKETKYFSCSCKRCSDPTELGTYFSAFLCMGTSEKSCDGFHQPIDPLDDNTEWSCNKCDVKLTNNEIAFLVNKIGEEVDNVQLSSPTVRELDALLTKMSTFLHPNHYHCYAVKHSLIQLYGYQQGYMPAQLTDETLTKKANMCRELLNVTKKLDPGNSRLPLYTGVILHELHLANMIAIKRKWDVGMKTRVKGIITLLQECNQCLIEAKEVLRNEFTTPPGEKLNKLIATSTQEFNRWIERNKIDLKK is encoded by the exons ATGGGCGAAAACAAGTGCTCTGTGTGTCAAGAAAAGGCTGACTTGAAGTGCTCCGGATGCAAGCTTGTTTGGTACTGCGGCAAAGACCATCAGAAGAAGCACTGGAAGGAACATAAGGGGTTATGCAGACCGTTCAAT ATAGAGGAGGATGAAGGATTGGGAAAATGCTTGGTTGCAACAAGAGATTTGAGTCCAGGAGATTTGATATTAGTCGAACATCCCCTTGTTTATGGTCCTAGGCCCCATATGGTTGAGGAAGGACCTGTACCATGCCCAGGTTGTTGCAG GCTCATAATAGGAGAAAAATCTCCAAGATGCCCGAATTGCGAGTTTCCTGTTTGTGATCCAGCGTGTTCAGGTCTGGATGATATGGAGAAACATGGACATGAATGTATGATTCTAGGATTGAGAGATATAAGTGCTATCAATGGACTCCATGATTTCTATAG GCAAGATGCCCTCTTAGCTCTTAGATGTTTGCTGTTACAAAAACGTCATCCTAAGAAGTATGCACAACTTATGGATATGGAAGGACATCTTGAAAGAAGAGGAAGAGGTACGGATGCATATGA TGATGTGCAAAACAGAATCTTCAACTATCTCGACGATAATTTCTTCCGTCCATTGAAGTGTATGGAGATGAAAACTGGCAAAAACATTCTTCCAGATACCGCCAAAGAAACCATCCACAAAATATGCGGTATAATTGATGTTAACGCCCTAGAGATCAACCAAGATGCAGAAATATCAGCACTCTACCCGACAGCCTATCTTATGGAGCACAACTGTGTGCCTAACACTTACCACTCCTTCCAGAACGTTTCGGATGGTTACAAGATCACCATCAGAGCAGCTTTGCCTATTAAAAAAGGCGACCACATAAGTACCATGTATACGCATGCTTTGTGGGGTACGCAGGCTAGAAGGGAGCATTTGAAGGAGACAAAGTACTTCTCGTGTTCATGTAAGAGATGCTCCGATCCAACTGAGCTTGGTACATACTTCAGTGCTTTTCTTTGTATGGGGACCAGTGAAAAATCTTGTGATG GTTTTCATCAACCTATAGATCCTCTGGACGACAATACAGAATGGTCTTGCAACAAATGCGATGTTAAACTCACAAACAACGAAATAGCTTTCTTGGTGAACAAAATAGGTGAAGAAGTAGATAACGTTCAATTATCAAGTCCAACAGTTAGAGAATTGGATGCACTTTTAACAAAAATGTCAACTTTCTTGCATCCCAACCATTATCATTGTTATGCCGTGAAACATTCCTTGATTCAACTTTATGGATATCAGCAAGGATATATGCCAGCTCAGTTGACTGATGAGACTTTGACCAAAAAAGCCAATATGTGTAGGGAGCTACTAAATGTCACCAAGAAGCTAGATCCAGGTAACAGCAG ATTGCCTTTATACACTGGTGTTATCCTTCATGAGCTCCATCTGGCCAACATGATAGCGATAAAAAGGAAATGGGACGTTGGAATGAAAACCAGAGTTAAAGGTATAATAACACTCTTACAAGAGTGTAACCAATGCCTGATTGAAGCCAAAGAAGTTCTCAGAAATGAATTCACAACACCACCTGGTGAAAAACTGAACAAATTGATAGCCACTTCAACTCAGGAGTTCAATAGGTGGATCGAAAGAAACAAAATAGATCTAAAGAAATGA
- the LOC123682647 gene encoding SET domain-containing protein SmydA-8-like produces the protein MSQFCGVCKKSAVQSCSACNSIYYCGKEHQKAHWKHHKAACVPFKTVNEENGKILVAIRNIEPGEKIITKLPLIVGPITVKDVICVSCFRKLDENSAEKCLICDLKLCSKTCVSKQEHSNFCNLFKQKNVKAGQCPNLFTHLVPLKILMLKSIDFKTFDSIVSNYVYDEPKERLSSVVLELSKLCDQLGLASTDEELSKILVISKKNFVGINSSKDGNIKGLYPTVPLLKQNCVPNTKNVFVEEGNQLNIYATVLIKKGEMLKTNFSEPLWGTLDRQTYLKTMKYISCACDRCKDSKELDTYISSIYCQKCKDTLLEDISPKVVSSNPLDTDADWFCEKCTNRIPGKQIAFGNKSLLREISGPNMNQPKSLEHFLFKYGEILHPTNSFSLRVKFSLVQLYGNTESFEYNDMPLELLERKIYLCNELLEIADKIDPGYSRFRGILLHELQTSMVLQAKKEYCGDLITKTEAEDKLRKSLDILQESCKILMVEPEFKETLQEKMQTLNTLLEI, from the exons ATGAGCCAATTTTGTGGTGTTTGTAAGAAAAGTGCCGTACAAAGCTGTTCAGCCTGTAATTCTATATATTATTGTGGAAAGGAACATCAAAAAGCACATTGGAAACACCACAAAGCTGCTTGTGTCCCGTTCAAGACTGTCAACGAAGAAAATGGTAAAATTTTGGTTGCCATAAGGAACATTGAACCCGGAGAAAAAATCATCACCAAGCTTCCTTTAATTGTTGGACCCATAACAGTGAAAGATGTTATTTGCGTCTCATGTTTCCGAAAATTAGATGAAAATTCTGCAGAGAAATGCTTAATTTGTGATCTCAAACTATGCTCGAAAACATGTGTATCGAAACAAGAACATTCCAACTTCTGCAATTtgttcaaacaaaaaaatgtaaagGCTGGACAGTGTCCTAACCTATTCACACATTTGGTTCCTTTGAAAATACTCATGTTAAAATCGATCGATTTCAAGACCTTCGATTCCATCGTGAGTAACTACGTCTACGATGAACCAAAAGAAAGACTCAGTAGCGTAGTTTTGGAATTGTCGAAATTGTGTGACCAACTCGGTCTTGCAAGTACTGATGAAGAACTTTCAAAAATACTGGTGATTTCCAAGAAGAATTTCGTAGGGATAAATTCTTCCAAGGATGGTAATATCAAAGGACTTTATCCTACCGTTCCTTTACTTAAACAGAATTGCGTTCCTAATaccaaaaatgtttttgtcgAAGAAGGAAATCAATTGAATATCTACGCTACAGTGCTTATAAAAAAGGGTGAAATGTTGAAGACTAACTTTTCTGAACCTTTGTGGGGAACTCTAGATAGACAAACCTACCTCAAGACTATGAAATACATTAGTTGTGCATGTGACAGATGTAAGGATTCTAAAGAATTGGACACTTACATCAGCTcaatttactgtcaaaaatgCAAGGATACTCTTCTAGAAGACATAAGTCCAAAAGTTGTGAGTTCAAACCCGCTGGATACTGATGCTGATTGGTTTTGTGAGAAATGTACAAATAGGATTCCAGGGAAACAAATCGCTTTTGGTAATAAGTCTTTACTTAGAGAAATAAGTGGCCCAAATATGAACCAACCGAAATCTTTGGAGCATTTCTTGTTCAAATACGGAGAAATATTGCATCCCACTAATTCTTTTAGTTTGAGGGTGAAATTTAGTCTGGTACAGCTTTATGGAAACACAGAATCATTCGAGTATAAtg ATATGCCATTGGAACTTTTGGAAAGGAAAATATATctttgtaatgaattattggaGATTGCAGACAAAATTGATCCTGGATATTCTCGATTCAGAGGAATTCTTCTTCACGAACTACAGACATCGATGGTTTTGCAAGCCAAAAAAGAATACTGCGGAGACCTCATCACCAAAACTGAAGCAGAG GACAAATTGAGAAAATCTCTGGATATCCTACAAGAATCATGTAAAATACTAATGGTAGAACCAGAATTCAAAGAAACTCTACAAGAAAAAATGCAAACATTGAACACCTTGCtcgaaatataa
- the LOC123682648 gene encoding neuropeptide Y receptor type 2, translating to MSTDYILSHIEEETRSFREALLNSDANNSSDEIVNIISDKSIRTLTDTDRQVFTGLFSVILIISVILNLKAIITVTRRNYRFFQKTCIISLAFSDLLTVIAFSTNNLETFSHPFINWTLGSFMCHLLPMAQSLGVFSSSMALLLIAMDRYRTIVKAMNKRWDPRMIYCISGGFLGWVLCACLSVPMYVYYTHILVLVIFLDENGNIPDNYQQEVLYMCVVVDKEPLRNSYIIMIVFVFVPLLVVFFWFYYSIAQLIWRHRKPVEAAATSRTETSTTESTVTKTADKNGQNVLTTNQNEQMKKKLRTFKVILVLITTFVVCRLPFWAFTTIKLSYVVKGYAVWRINCLISALNLTSTILNPLLYTYLNVTVKVASKIVKELNTFLCCLFSDDEFDEFEKRKVIPEEKNVKVIQLKKC from the exons ATGTCGACTGATTACATACTTTCACATATAGAAGAAGAAACAAGA AGCTTTCGTGAGGCACTGCTAAATTCTGATGCAAACAATTCTTCAGATGAAATTGTCAATATCATCTCTGACAAATCAATAAGGACTTTGACCGATACTGATAGACAGGTTTTCACAGGATTGTTTAGTGTTATTCTGATCATCTCAGTGATACTGAATTTGAAAGCTATAATAACGGTTACTAGAAG gaattatagattcttccagaaaacatgCATCATTTCTCTAGCCTTCTCTGATCTTCTCACAGTCATCGCATTCTCAACAAACAATCTAGAAACTTTTTCTCATCCGTTTATAAACTGG ACACTCGGATCATTTATGTGTCATCTACTGCCCATGGCACAGTCTTTAGGAGTTTTTTCTAGCTCTATGGCTCTATTGCTGATTGCAATGGATAGATATAGAACCATTGTGAAAGCCATGAACAAGAGATGGGATCCTAGAATGATATATTGTATTTCTGGAGGCTTCCTCGGTTGGGTTTTATGTGCTT GTTTAAGCGTTCCCATGTACGTTTATTACACACATATATTGGTTCTGGTGATATTTCTAGACGAGAACGGAAACATACCAGATAATTACCAACAAGAAGTGCTCTACATGTGTGTTGTAGTAGACAAAGAACCATTGAGGAATTCGTACATCATAATGATCGTCTTTGTTTTTGTCCCACTTCTTGTGGTGTTCTTCTGGTTCTACTACAGCATTGCACAGCTCATTTGGCGTCACAGAAAACCAGTAGAAGCTGCAGCTACCTCAAGAACAGAAACGTCTACCACGGAATCAACTGTTACAAAAACTGCTGACAAAAATGGACAAAATGTGCTAACCACCAATCAAAATGAACAGATGAAGAAGAAACTGCGTACCTTCAAAGTGATTCTAGTTCTCATAACCACGTTTGTTGTGTGCAGATTACCTTTTTGGGCTTTCACTACGATAAAACTTAGCTACGTTGTTAAGGGTTATGCTGTCTGGAGAATCAACTGCTTGATCAGTGCCCTAAATTTAACGAGTACCATTTTGAATCCTTTATTGTACACCTACCTTAATGTCACTGTAAAGGTGGCTTCTAAAATTGTCAAAGAATTGAATACATTCTTATGTTGCTTATTTTCTGATGACGAGTTTGATGAATTCGAGAAGAGGAAAGTCAtccctgaagaaaaaaatgtgaaagTTATACAACTGAAGAAATGTTGA
- the LOC123682645 gene encoding SET domain-containing protein SmydA-8-like: protein MMSENLCAVCNNPGEKKCPSCKVIHYCSLEHQKQHWDEHKNNCFCYEVQSSDVFGKHLIARRDLERGEVIFSEVPLLFGPKPTPIDNGPFPCVGCSQLLNQETSDKCEACLWPCCSKKCPGLGDNLRHGLECKILRLSKGGLNSNESFYKKFRFDILIVLRTLLLQKVDKEKWDELMDLEAYLGKRGQGTKIHRIVDEKVKYLQENYLNPLKSYEQETKNNIIPMVDTKTLHKIYGILDVHSTELNGQMNAALLYLKSSVIEHNCTPNTMQAIENADNKYRIIVRASTNIKKGEKITTMYTHILWGTTARRRNLWQKKYLQCFCDRCKDPTEFGTYFNALKCMGTEKEPCGGSQLPSNPTDLNSVWNCDKCKISLPNDDVMEFVNHLGNEVDKVLAKDAGVKDLEDILKKLLVFLHPNHYHVYTVKHSLVQLYARSEGDVSDEEFTKKFEMCQDLIGITKKLDPGNARLSIYLAVLQNELFLGKFSLLQKRFNKESKDVFKEEVDAMRKMLEEASDALKYEIGSLTGQKMNEVICLNKVKFIGWMKENGMVDL, encoded by the exons ATGATGTCAGAAAATCTGTGTGCTGTTTGTAATAATCCAGGTGAAAAAAAGTGCCCATCCTGCAAAGTAATACATTATTGTTCTCTTGAACATCAGAAGCAGCACTGGGACGAGCACAAGAATAATTGTTTTTGTTATGAG GTACAAAGTTCTGATGTTTTTGGGAAACATTTGATAGCAAGGAGAGACCTAGAGAGAGGTGAAGTGATATTTTCAGAAGTCCCTTTGTTATTTGGGCCAAAGCCAACTCCGATAGATAACGGACCTTTCCCTTGTGTAGGATGTTCACA GTTGTTGAACCAAGAAACTTCAGACAAATGCGAAGCATGTCTGTGGCCCTGTTGTTCAAAAAAATGTCCAGGACTTGGAGATAATTTACGGCATGGTTTAGAATGTAAAATACTTCGATTAAGCAAAGGTGGCTTGAATTCTAACGAATCGTTCTACAAAAAATTCAG ATTCGATATACTTATTGTTTTGAGAActttacttcttcaaaaagtaGACAAAGAAAAATGGGATGAATTGATGGATTTAGAAGCATATCTTGGCAAAAGAGGACAGGGAACTAAAATTCACAG AATTGTGGATGAAAAAGTGAAGTACTTACAAGAAAACTACCTCAACCCTTTAAAATCATACgaacaagaaaccaaaaacaatataataccTATGGTAGACACAAAAACATTGCACAAAATTTATGGAATACTAGACGTCCACTCCACAGAACTTAATGGCCAAATGAATGCCGCGTTACTTTACCTTAAAAGTAGTGTTATCGAACATAATTGTACACCAAACACCATGCAAGCAATTGAAAATGCAGATAACAAATACAGGATAATCGTACGAGCttcaacaaatataaaaaaaggcGAGAAAATAACCACAATGTACACACATATCCTCTGGGGAACCACAGCAAGAAGACGAAACTTATGgcagaaaaaatatttacaatgctTCTGCGATAGGTGCAAAGATCCTACAGAGTTTGGTACATATTTCAACGCCTTGAAATGCATGGGGACAGAAAAGGAACCCTGTGGAGGCTCGCAGTTGCCGTCAAACCCGACAGATTTGAATTCTGTATGGAATTGTGATAAATGTAAGATTTCTCTCCCTAACGATGATGTGATGGAATTTGTGAATCATTTGGGGAATGAGGTGGACAAAGTTTTGGCGAAAGATGCTGGTGTGAAGGATCTAGAGGATATTTTGAAGAAGTTGTTGGTGTTTCTACATCCTAATCATTATCATGTGTATACTGTGAAGCATTCTTTGGTGCAACTGTATGCCAGAAGTGAAGGTGATGTATCAGATGAAGAGTTcacgaaaaaatttgaaatgtgccAAGATTTGATTGGGATAACTAAAAAATTGGATCCTGGAAATGCCAG gtTAAGTATTTATTTAGCAGTGCTCCAGAATGAGTTATTTCTGGGAAAGTTTAGTTTGCTGCAGAAGAGATTCAACAAAGAATCTAAGGATGTTTTCAAGGAAGAAGTTGATGCTATGCGAAAAATGTTGGAAGAAGCTTCTGATGCACTGAAATATGAAATTGGTTCTTTAACTGGTCAGAAGATGAATGAAGTGATATGTTTGAATAAGGTTAAGTTTATAGGATGGATGAAAGAAAATGGAATGGTAGATTTgtaa